One genomic window of Bacillus cereus G9842 includes the following:
- the dnaI gene encoding primosomal protein DnaI, with product MKDTKEILSSSEMFSFSFEKWKEQIEKTMMHPYVQNFRKMYPGVPEQTLTSTATRFQSAIIEYENCSSCKEMQFNKSLSEYDKLVYRLNNCPNAKKGERFDIRSNESNRIEELTKQCEFDINLSMLQKENRLIKAVNTPKKMLNINLEDIDPQSSREPALSAVFEFIKDMKTTGKSDGLYLHGDFGVGKSYLVAFAAKTLATEGIETTIVYVPEFFREIKASITDGTIEDKIQFAKETPILVLDDICAEQLSAWLRDEVLGPILQHRNTNELPTLFTSNCDKSELEIHLTHVTRKANDSYGITPEMESRKAKRILQRIEFTTKFVEVVGVNLRAKYK from the coding sequence GTGAAAGATACAAAAGAAATACTATCTTCATCTGAAATGTTTAGTTTTAGTTTTGAAAAATGGAAAGAGCAAATAGAAAAAACAATGATGCATCCATATGTACAGAATTTTAGAAAGATGTATCCTGGTGTTCCAGAACAAACTCTAACCTCTACAGCAACACGTTTTCAAAGCGCTATTATTGAATATGAAAATTGTAGTTCATGTAAGGAGATGCAATTTAATAAGAGTTTAAGTGAATATGATAAATTAGTATACCGACTTAATAATTGTCCAAATGCGAAAAAGGGTGAACGATTTGATATTCGTAGTAATGAATCCAATCGTATAGAAGAACTAACGAAGCAATGCGAATTTGATATAAACTTAAGTATGTTACAAAAAGAAAATCGATTAATTAAAGCTGTAAATACGCCTAAAAAAATGCTTAACATTAATCTAGAGGATATTGATCCACAATCTAGCAGAGAACCTGCTTTATCAGCTGTCTTTGAATTTATTAAAGATATGAAAACAACTGGGAAGTCCGATGGTTTATATTTACATGGTGATTTTGGAGTGGGTAAATCTTATTTAGTTGCTTTTGCTGCAAAAACATTGGCTACTGAGGGTATAGAAACTACAATTGTTTATGTACCTGAATTTTTTAGAGAAATTAAAGCTTCTATAACAGATGGGACCATTGAAGATAAAATTCAATTTGCGAAAGAAACTCCTATTCTGGTATTAGATGATATCTGTGCAGAGCAATTAAGTGCATGGCTTCGAGATGAAGTGCTAGGACCAATACTTCAACATAGAAATACGAATGAGCTACCTACTTTATTTACATCTAATTGTGATAAGAGTGAGTTAGAGATCCATTTGACTCACGTAACAAGAAAAGCTAATGATTCTTACGGCATAACCCCAGAGATGGAGTCACGTAAAGCAAAAAGAATCTTACAACGTATTGAGTTCACGACAAAATTTGTAGAAGTGGTAGGAGTGAATTTGAGGGCTAAATATAAATAA
- the hfq gene encoding RNA chaperone Hfq, which translates to MQDFQEELYKNLSSTNKKVTIFLKSGVRIMGEISGVDRFTVLILVNGKQQLIYKQAISTIAA; encoded by the coding sequence ATGCAAGATTTCCAAGAAGAATTATATAAGAATTTATCTTCTACTAACAAAAAGGTCACTATATTTTTAAAAAGTGGTGTTAGAATCATGGGTGAAATTTCTGGTGTAGACAGATTCACTGTTCTTATATTAGTAAATGGAAAACAACAGCTTATTTATAAACAAGCGATTTCAACTATAGCGGCATAA